From the genome of Apodemus sylvaticus chromosome 3, mApoSyl1.1, whole genome shotgun sequence, one region includes:
- the Ttll10 gene encoding inactive polyglycylase TTLL10, which translates to MFKRISCSLYRGVISCRSFYLTSRHRGHTRGGQDSLGRRKLTRQRRNAKMALHPQAGRPHGHHRDGSEAQAEATAQAMGRLPSPSRVGAAVCPIQGLGHRAARRPRRGIGTTPASRVPRPGALMPATRSRPRFIHCRGQPPRTHVSSKRPKRSRIHQCHTEVPGWTHEKRMGSSVEEGLRPELSQLDQDAEDLEEEEAARLPVTSLDGLLMEGDKQLNPTQGPFFYIGGTNGASIISNYCESKGWQRTQDSRCEDYKLKWCEIKCRDNYCSFREGQQLLFQLPNNKLLTTKIGLLSALREHARTLSKARLLPSTQAKVLKMEEFFPETYRLDIRDERQAFFTLFDETQMWICKPTASNQGKGIFLIRSQEEAAALQAKTQSIEDDPIYRKMPFRAPQARVVQRYVQNPLLLDGKKFDVRSYMLIACAMPYMVFFGHGYARLTISLYNPNSSDLSGHLTNQFMQKKSPLYMLLKESTVWSMEHLNRYINEKFRKTKGLPRDWVFTTFTKRMQQIMSHCFLAVKSKLECKLGYFDLIGCDFLIDENFKVWLLEMNSNPALHTNCEVLKEVIPGVVMETLDLALETCQKSLHSQKMLPLMSQRRFVLLYNGETTDLWPRLGSSRPPIRLPYPNPNPNSPRPTCDVASSALSSVRATITERPAARKLMPSRGAPIYAPRKSRLSDSSGSSIEESEPSLCSGPPEGSRDAAGEPSLEPPEEEREEEQRGTSHRGS; encoded by the exons AT GTTTAAACGCATCTCCTGCTCATTGTACCGAGGTGTGATTTCCTGCCGGTCTTTTTATCTAACCag CAGACACAGAGGCCACACTCGTGGAGGCCAGGACAGTCTTGGCCGAAGAAAACTCACTAGGCAGAGACGGAATGCAAAGATGGCCTTACACCCACAGGCCGGAAGGCCTCATGGCCATCACAGAGATGGAAGTGAGGCACAAGCTGAAGCCACAGCCCAGGCTATGGGGAGGCTTCCTTCCCCAAGCAGGGTGGGTGCAGCTGTTTGTCCCATTCAAGGGCTGGGACATCGGGCTGCTCGAAGACCCCGAAGGGGTATAGGGACTACACCTGCCTCAAGGGTTCCTCGCCCTGGTGCACTTATGCCTGCAACACGCAGCCGTCCAAGATTCATCCACTGCCGGGGTCAGCCCCCTCGGACCCATGTCAGCTCCAAGAGACCCAAACGGTCCAGGATCCATCAGTGCCACACTGAGGTGCCAG GCTGGACCCATGAGAAACGGATGGGGAGCAGCGTCGAGGAAGGGCTCCGGCCTGAGCTAAGTCAGCTGGACCAAGATGCAG AGGacctggaggaagaagaagctgcCAGACTCCCAGTGACCTCCCTGGACGGGCTCCTGATGGAAGGAGACAAGCAGCTCAATCCTACTCAGGGCCCTTTCTTCTACATCGGAGGCACCAATGGAGCATCAAT AATCAGCAACTACTGTGAGAGCAAGGGCTGGCAGCGCACTCAGGATAGCCGGTGTGAGGACTACAAGCTAAAGTGGTGTGAGATCAAGTGCAGGGACAACTACTGCAGCTTCCGGGAAG GCCAGCAGTTGCTGTTCCAGCTCCCCAACAACAAGCTGCTTACTACCAAGATCGGGTTGCTCAGTGCTCTGCGAGAGCATGCACGCACTTTGAGCAAAGCCAGGCTGCTTCCCAGTACCCAAGCCAA GGTCCTGAAAATGGAAGAGTTTTTTCCAGAGACCTATCGACTGGACATCAGGGATGAGAGGCAGGCTTTCTTCACTCTATTTGATG AAACCCAGATGTGGATTTGCAAGCCTACAGCCTCCAACCAGGGAAAGGGCATCTTTCTGATCaggagccaggaggaggctgCTGCCCTGCAGGCCAAGACCCAGAGCATTGAGGATGACCCCATCTACCGCAAGATGCCCTTCCGTGCACCACAGGCGCGAGTGGTGCAGAG ATATGTCCAGAACCCACTGCTGCTAGATGGAAAGAAGTTCGATGTGCGCTCCTATATGCTCATCGCCTGCGCCATGCCCTACATGGTTTTTTTTGGTCATGGTTATGCCCGCCTCACCATCAGCCTGTACAACCCTAATTCCAGCGACCTCAGTGGTCATTTGACCAATCAA TTCATGCAGAAGAAGAGCCCCCTGTACATGCTGCTGAAAGAGAGCACTGTGTGGAGCATGGAGCACCTCAACCGATACatcaatgaaaaatttaggaagaccaagggcctccccagAGATTGGGTCTTCACCACCTTCACG AAGCGGATGCAGCAGATCATGTCCCACTGCTTCCTGGCTGTCAAGTCCAAGCTGGAGTGCAAGCTGGGCTACTTTGACCTCATTGGCTGTGATTTCCTGATTGATGAAAACTTCAAG GTGTGGCTGCTGGAGATGAACTCCAACCCTGCCCTACATACCAATTGTGAAGTCCTGAAGGAGGTGATCCCTGGAGTGGTTATGGAGACCTTGG ACCTGGCACTTGAGACTTGCCAAAAGAGCTTGCACAGTCAGAAGATGCTGCCTCTGATGTCACAGCGTCGCTTTGTGCTCCTCTACAATGGCGAGACTACAGACTTGTGGCCGCGCTTGGGGAGCTCGCGCCCACCTATCCGCTtgccctaccctaaccctaaccctaactctccCCGGCCCACCTGTGATGTCGCATCCTCTGCGCTTTCCTCAGTACGTGCCACTATCACAGAACGGCCTGCTGCACGCAAGTTGATGCCTTCCAGGGGAGCTCCCATATATGCCCCCCGCAAATCGCGGCTGTCTGACTCGAGTGGTAGTTCCATAGAGGAGTCTGAGCCCTCTCTATGTTCTGGGCCCCCGGAAGGCAGCAGGGACGCAGCCGGGGAACCCTCCCTGGAGCCGCCCGAAGAAGAGCGCGAGGAGGAACAGAGGGGTACGAGCCATCGAGGCTCCTAG